The Pyrenophora tritici-repentis strain M4 chromosome 9, whole genome shotgun sequence sequence CGCATGCGACCGATGCTGGAAACGCCCACCAACGCCCAACTGTCGCCGACTTGCACGGGGAAAACCATTTCGCCCAGGTAGCGAGGAAGAACTGGCTGGCTGCCAAGAAGACGCCCAAGGTGCGACCCGACGTGGTCAAGAAAGAGCTATGGGACGAACTGGAAAAGGTCGACTTTGCCTATTCGTCGCTGTTGATTCTGGAGAACCTGCAGCTGCTGGAGCGATATCTGTGGCCTGGATTCACCGAGGATGCATCAAACTACCATCATCTGCTGCTGGCGCTCATGGTCAATGTCAAGAGGAGGGAGAATCTGTCGTCATGGGGTAGGTTGCTTTATTGCTGCACGTATAGGGGCATTGTGCTAACGACTGTGCAGAACATTTTGCTAGCAAGCCTGCCGAGTTCTCATCCTTCTTTCGCCGCATCCTTTCCATGACCGTAGATCCCTCGCAGCCCAGCAAGATCCGGACACAGCTCATATCCTTTGTCATCGGCGCCTTCCAATCGCTCGATAGCGGCCTTGTGCGAAAGGAGTGCGCCCCTTTGGTCGGAATCTCGATATGGCAGAACTTGCACTCGGATGCTGTGCGCGAGCAGTACTTTGAGGAACACAGCATGCTGCGCAAGGCATGGAGGGCTTCATCAAAGCGCTTCGATGCTGGAGATGATGCGCTGCAAACAAGGCTACGATTCGAGCGTTCGTGGATCTACACACTTCTCCTCGACTTTATAGGCCGACTGTACAACAGCAATTCTAGGGAAGAGATGAGGGACAACATATCCTATTGCGAGCGCTTCATGGAGCTCCTGGTCGACTTGCAGAGCCAGCTGCCAACACGACGATATATCAACACCCTTCTCCAGGATCTGAACATGCTTCCAGCGATTCGACTGTCGCCAATGTACACCGACGAGGACAATGGCCTTTTCCGCGACATGTTTGACCTACTGAGCCACTTTACAAATTTCCCCATCGAGGATCAGACTGGCCGGCAATTATCCAAGCTGGAGTACGACCAGCAGCACTACGACATTTTGGCGAAACTGCAACGGACTGGCTATGCTGCGTTTCAAGACAAGCTTCAGCTTATGGCTCTGGCAAACTACAGCAGTATTGGTAACAGGGAAGAACTGGATGGTCATCTTCGCACCTTGAGCGATAGTGAACTCGTCGAGCTTTGCTCTCTCATGGGCCTACGGACCGAGTACCCGAACACAACATACTTGGTACGAGATCGGGCCTTTTACATGGAGACTTTGGTCACACTCGTCGAGCAACGCCCTACATTCAAGGACAATGTTCGCGATATGCCAGTACTCCCGACAGAAAAGGTGCTTTACGAGACGACATTTCTGCGAAATGAGTCCTACGACGGATCAAGACCCCTTGCCATCCCGAAGTTGAACCTCCAATATCTCACCATGGGCGATTTCCTGTGGAGGTCGTTCATCTTGTACCGCGCTGAGTCGTTCTACGGTATTCGAAAGGACATGGAGGATGTAATCAAGCGCGTGAAACCTAAAGGCAAGGGTGCAAACACCAAGTTCAATGGCGTTTCCAAGATGTCGTTGCCCATCATGAAGCCTGCTATTGTCGACGTGGCGCCTTCGAAGGTTGGAGAAGAGCACCCAGCATATGTACGAGCAGAGATCATCCTAGATGTGAGTCGTCTTCAGACTCCAGTGCGAAAGGACTGGGAGCAACTTAGGCCGGATGATGTTGTGTTCCTTCTCGTCGTCGAAGGTAATGATGACGTGCCTATGCGAAATGGCCACCGCGGCGAATCTACAACCGGTGAGCAACTTGGCTTGCACAGGATGAGGTGCGCTCAGGTGGTTCAGATCCAGGACGACAAAGGACGACCTCTACGTGAACAAACCCGCGATGATGGCTTCGGGCCTAGGGCACGGCAACGGCGGCTCCTCGTCAACATCGACGCGAGGCAATACAAAGTCGACATGGATCAGGCTGCAGAAGGAAGGCCCAACGTATACGAGCACATGAACCTGATCGTACGTCGGAAAGGGCGGGAAAACAACTTCCTTCCCATCCTCGAATCGATTAAGCGCCTGACCCTCTCCGACATCCCAGCACCATCTTGGCTTCAGGAAGTCTTTCTAGGCTATGGCGATCCTGCATCAGCAACCTACAAGCGACTCCCTAACCGCCTGTATTCAATAGACTACCGCGACACTTTCATAGACTGGCAGCACCTGATCGAGTCCATGCCCGGCAAGTCTATCGAACCACAGGAGGGAGCACAGACATCCTTTGGACCCCCGTACATCGTGCAGTTCCCTGCTGCAGCTGAACCAGAGGTTGCACCACCAAAAGCATCGAAAAAGCGGCGCCGCGGCCAGGTTGAGGTTAAACCGCCCAGGCACGAATCAATCCGTGTGTCCTCATACAAACCGCCGAACATGGGACCTTACCCTGCAGATGCACCGAAGCTGAATTCAGTGCGATTTACGCCCGCTCAGGTTGAAGCCATTACTTCAGGGACCCAGCCTGGCCTAACGGTGGTGCTCGGACCCCCGGGCACCGGTAAGACGGACGTTGCGACCCAGATTATATCCAATATATATCACAATTTTCCGGACCAGCGGACGCTACTCATCGCACACAGTAATCAGGCGCTTAACCAGCTCTTCCAAAAAATCGTCGCTCTTGACATTGATGAGCGTCACCTGCTGCGTCTCGGTCATGGtgaagaagatcttgaaACGAGTGCAAGCTACAGCAAGCATGGCAGAGTAGAATCTTTCCTCGAGAGAGGACAGTACTACCTCTCTGAAGTTGACCGTCTTGCCAAGAACTTCGGTGCGCCCGGTGCTCACGGTAGCTCGTGCGAGACTGCAGATTACTTCAATCTTGTCTATGTGAAGCCAGCGTGGACGCAGTATTGGGACAGTGTTTCATCGGAAGAGACGAGCGTCGAACAAATAATCGCTGAGTTCCCATTCAGAGATTACTTTTCAAACGCTCCACAACCGCTCTTCCCTCAGGCAGCCGACCGTGAAGAGATTCTTGAGATT is a genomic window containing:
- a CDS encoding Superfamily I DNA and RNA helicase and helicase subunit produces the protein MAMKVDDMEDVKPTGLNMSSAMDGASTAHATDAGNAHQRPTVADLHGENHFAQVARKNWLAAKKTPKVRPDVVKKELWDELEKVDFAYSSLLILENLQLLERYLWPGFTEDASNYHHLLLALMVNVKRRENLSSWEHFASKPAEFSSFFRRILSMTVDPSQPSKIRTQLISFVIGAFQSLDSGLVRKECAPLVGISIWQNLHSDAVREQYFEEHSMLRKAWRASSKRFDAGDDALQTRLRFERSWIYTLLLDFIGRLYNSNSREEMRDNISYCERFMELLVDLQSQLPTRRYINTLLQDLNMLPAIRLSPMYTDEDNGLFRDMFDLLSHFTNFPIEDQTGRQLSKLEYDQQHYDILAKLQRTGYAAFQDKLQLMALANYSSIGNREELDGHLRTLSDSELVELCSLMGLRTEYPNTTYLVRDRAFYMETLVTLVEQRPTFKDNVRDMPVLPTEKVLYETTFLRNESYDGSRPLAIPKLNLQYLTMGDFLWRSFILYRAESFYGIRKDMEDVIKRVKPKGKGANTKFNGVSKMSLPIMKPAIVDVAPSKVGEEHPAYVRAEIILDVSRLQTPVRKDWEQLRPDDVVFLLVVEGNDDVPMRNGHRGESTTGEQLGLHRMRCAQVVQIQDDKGRPLREQTRDDGFGPRARQRRLLVNIDARQYKVDMDQAAEGRPNVYEHMNLIVRRKGRENNFLPILESIKRLTLSDIPAPSWLQEVFLGYGDPASATYKRLPNRLYSIDYRDTFIDWQHLIESMPGKSIEPQEGAQTSFGPPYIVQFPAAAEPEVAPPKASKKRRRGQVEVKPPRHESIRVSSYKPPNMGPYPADAPKLNSVRFTPAQVEAITSGTQPGLTVVLGPPGTGKTDVATQIISNIYHNFPDQRTLLIAHSNQALNQLFQKIVALDIDERHLLRLGHGEEDLETSASYSKHGRVESFLERGQYYLSEVDRLAKNFGAPGAHGSSCETADYFNLVYVKPAWTQYWDSVSSEETSVEQIIAEFPFRDYFSNAPQPLFPQAADREEILEIAHGCYRHVEKIFTELEDIRPFEILRNPRDKANYLLVKEARIIAMTSTHAAMRRQEIASLGFHYDNVIMEEAAQIIEIENFIPLALQNPRNGELPLQRIVLCGDHLQNSPVIQNLAFRQYANLEQSLFQRLVRLGVPTIMLDQQGRARPSIAELYKWRYPSLSNLPSVLKEPQFQIANPGFKHEYQFIDVQDYKGKGEDQPTPHWMINLGEAEYAVALYMYMRLLGYPANKISILTTYAGQKSLINDVLGHKCKNNPLFGRPRIVATVDKYQGEQNDYIILSLVRTRAIGYLRDIRRLTVALSRARLGLYILGRRSVFESVFELKPAFDVLLQRPDKLTLVTDEMFGQTQRPLPEQIDAPVEGEAVMQDVEHLGKYVYEMTKAKVEAMRFNGGGVLLPSREINMGGEVVPAFADEDEDEEDGGVPI